Proteins encoded within one genomic window of Cellulomonas flavigena DSM 20109:
- a CDS encoding bifunctional riboflavin kinase/FAD synthetase, giving the protein MQVWTEVSQVPTGWGPSVVTLGNFDGVHRGHVAVLRRMVDDARAAGAHAVAVTFTPHPAQVHRPHDAPPLLLGDRDRIELLEATGLDAVLLVTYTLDFARQTPQEFVERYLVGALRARTVVVGRDVRFGWQNSGDLSTMRGLGEQYGFDVEVIADVRPDETPDAGPAHRRWSSTWVRELLVAGDVRAAADVLGRPHRVRGVVVHGDARGRELGYPTANLGATTGLVPADGVYAGWLRREHRPDGTPVGQDRVLPAAVSIGTNPTFEGRERRVEAYVLDRTDLDLYGEEVVLELVERLRPTLRFDSVDELLARMAVDVEDVRRVLGAGATRSGSVPT; this is encoded by the coding sequence TTCGACGGCGTGCACCGCGGGCACGTCGCCGTGCTCAGGCGCATGGTCGACGACGCGCGTGCCGCCGGTGCCCACGCCGTCGCGGTGACGTTCACGCCGCACCCGGCCCAGGTGCACCGCCCGCACGACGCGCCGCCCCTGCTGCTGGGCGACCGGGACCGGATCGAGCTGCTCGAGGCCACAGGCCTCGACGCGGTGCTGCTGGTCACCTACACGCTGGACTTCGCGCGCCAGACGCCGCAGGAGTTCGTCGAGCGCTACCTCGTGGGGGCACTGCGCGCACGCACGGTCGTCGTGGGGCGCGACGTCAGGTTCGGGTGGCAGAACTCGGGTGACCTGTCGACGATGCGTGGGCTGGGGGAGCAGTACGGGTTCGACGTCGAGGTGATCGCCGACGTGCGGCCCGACGAGACCCCCGATGCGGGCCCGGCGCACCGGCGCTGGTCCTCGACGTGGGTGCGTGAGCTGCTCGTCGCCGGCGACGTGCGCGCCGCGGCCGACGTGCTCGGCCGACCGCACCGCGTCCGCGGTGTCGTGGTGCACGGCGACGCTCGCGGTCGCGAGCTCGGCTACCCGACCGCCAACCTGGGCGCCACGACGGGCCTCGTGCCCGCGGACGGCGTGTACGCCGGGTGGCTGCGACGCGAGCACCGGCCGGACGGCACGCCCGTCGGCCAGGACCGGGTGCTGCCGGCCGCGGTGTCGATCGGGACCAACCCGACGTTCGAGGGGCGGGAGCGTCGCGTCGAGGCGTACGTCCTCGACCGCACGGACCTCGACCTGTACGGCGAGGAGGTCGTGCTCGAGCTCGTCGAGCGGCTCCGGCCGACGCTGCGGTTCGACTCGGTCGACGAGCTGCTGGCGCGGATGGCCGTCGACGTGGAGGACGTCCGGCGCGTGCTGGGCGCCGGGGCGACCCGCTCGGGGTCCGTGCCGACGTGA
- the rpsO gene encoding 30S ribosomal protein S15 — translation MSLDTATKQSIMAEYATHEGDTGSPEVQIAVLTQRIKDLTEHLKAHKHDHHSRRGLLLLVGRRRRLLGYLQKVDINRYRALIERLGLRR, via the coding sequence GTGTCGCTCGACACTGCCACGAAGCAGTCCATCATGGCCGAGTACGCCACCCACGAGGGCGACACCGGCTCGCCCGAGGTCCAGATCGCCGTCCTCACGCAGCGCATCAAGGACCTGACCGAGCACCTCAAGGCCCACAAGCACGACCACCACAGCCGTCGTGGCCTGCTGCTGCTCGTCGGGCGCCGTCGCCGGCTGCTCGGCTACCTCCAGAAGGTCGACATCAACCGCTACCGCGCGCTCATCGAGCGTCTCGGCCTGCGCCGCTGA